A stretch of Clostridium estertheticum DNA encodes these proteins:
- a CDS encoding HTH domain-containing protein, which yields MLSYERINEDERVKAVIDVLIAEFEINYETLAIYVGLMVEEVQSFMNDTNSISIEKKYKLAVASLSLHYLFKRLPN from the coding sequence ATGCTATCTTATGAGAGAATAAATGAAGATGAACGAGTTAAGGCAGTAATAGATGTATTAATTGCTGAGTTTGAAATTAACTATGAAACTTTAGCCATATATGTAGGACTTATGGTAGAAGAGGTGCAGAGTTTTATGAATGATACGAATTCCATTTCCATTGAGAAAAAATATAAGTTAGCAGTAGCAAGTCTATCTTTGCATTATTTATTTAAAAGATTACCTAATTAA
- a CDS encoding Nif3-like dinuclear metal center hexameric protein, whose product MDVSHIVERINDLFNVTSKEIYYSESGITYHTDKKVKKLGYCVNLTLETIEEARIHGVDMMVTHHDAWNEIYGLKEACIEKLAEYGISHYYNHLPLDDCNFGTNDSLLKKLNLENVKRTHEWEGLYFGRIAEYDEEIEFNELVKNIENLLKNQLNFGGLMTKR is encoded by the coding sequence ATGGATGTTTCACATATTGTTGAAAGAATTAATGATCTTTTTAATGTAACAAGTAAGGAAATCTATTATAGTGAATCTGGGATTACATACCATACAGATAAAAAAGTTAAAAAATTAGGGTACTGTGTTAACCTAACGCTTGAAACTATAGAGGAAGCAAGAATTCATGGAGTTGATATGATGGTAACACACCACGATGCATGGAATGAAATATATGGATTAAAAGAGGCATGCATAGAAAAACTAGCAGAGTATGGTATAAGTCACTACTATAATCACTTGCCACTTGATGACTGTAACTTTGGAACAAATGATAGTTTATTAAAAAAATTGAATTTAGAAAATGTTAAAAGAACCCACGAATGGGAAGGGTTATATTTTGGTAGAATCGCAGAATATGATGAAGAAATTGAATTTAATGAATTAGTAAAAAATATTGAAAATCTACTGAAGAACCAGTTAAATTTTGGCGGTTTAATGACAAAAAGGTGA
- a CDS encoding IS607 family transposase — protein MHEYVNITKAAQFLGVTPKTMRVWDKEGILKSYKTPKGHRRYLLDEIETLTLGRVANTTVNIDNKVYIYSRVSTKKQFESGNLDRQTQRLKEYCSNKNYEVIETYSEIASGLNDKRVKLIKMLSNLNGISKIIVEYPDRLTRFGLNYLIIMLKNLGIIVEFVESNENNSVNEDMTKDIISIITCFSAKLYGARGGRKVKRTLNELALNKAE, from the coding sequence ATGCATGAATATGTAAATATAACAAAAGCTGCCCAATTTTTAGGCGTAACACCTAAAACTATGAGAGTGTGGGACAAAGAAGGGATACTAAAAAGTTATAAAACTCCAAAAGGCCATAGAAGATATTTACTAGACGAAATAGAGACTTTAACGCTCGGCAGGGTTGCGAATACCACTGTAAATATAGATAATAAAGTTTATATATATTCAAGGGTTTCTACAAAAAAACAATTTGAAAGCGGTAATTTGGATAGACAAACTCAAAGATTAAAAGAATATTGCTCAAATAAAAATTATGAAGTTATTGAGACATATAGCGAAATAGCCTCAGGATTAAATGACAAAAGGGTAAAGTTAATTAAAATGTTATCTAACTTAAATGGGATAAGTAAAATAATTGTAGAATATCCAGATAGATTAACTAGATTTGGTTTAAACTATTTAATAATAATGCTAAAAAACCTAGGAATAATTGTAGAATTCGTTGAAAGTAATGAAAATAACTCTGTTAACGAAGATATGACTAAAGATATTATAAGTATAATAACCTGCTTTTCTGCTAAATTGTACGGTGCTAGAGGTGGGCGAAAAGTTAAAAGGACTTTAAATGAATTGGCTCTAAATAAAGCTGAGTAG
- a CDS encoding flavodoxin family protein — MGEKWIAVVGSPRRGKNTDLMVDYVIEGLNEKSIRVDKFFLSSSNISTCTGCEQCIKTGTCIIQDDVTKIIDNMKNADGYIFASPSYNYNMTAQMKSLLNRTFCLNDYSNGWESRLSPEKKAIIVGVCAGKTKEYMGYTVEGISKPLSELGVKIIDIIEYYNTKYISVINNDNIRGKTIERIRNLTEF, encoded by the coding sequence ATGGGCGAAAAATGGATTGCAGTGGTTGGTAGTCCTCGAAGGGGAAAGAATACAGATTTGATGGTAGACTATGTAATTGAAGGTTTAAATGAGAAAAGTATAAGAGTAGATAAATTTTTTCTAAGCAGTAGCAATATTTCAACTTGTACTGGCTGTGAACAGTGTATAAAGACAGGAACTTGCATTATTCAAGATGATGTAACTAAAATTATAGATAATATGAAAAATGCAGACGGATATATATTCGCTTCTCCATCATACAATTACAATATGACTGCACAGATGAAATCCTTATTAAATAGGACATTCTGTTTAAATGATTATAGTAACGGATGGGAAAGTCGCCTCTCACCAGAGAAAAAAGCAATCATTGTAGGTGTTTGTGCAGGTAAAACTAAAGAATATATGGGATATACAGTGGAAGGTATAAGTAAGCCTCTTTCTGAATTAGGCGTGAAAATCATTGATATAATTGAGTATTATAATACAAAGTATATATCCGTTATTAATAATGATAATATTAGAGGAAAAACAATTGAAAGAATAAGAAATCTTACAGAATTTTGA
- a CDS encoding HTH domain-containing protein — MEIEIIRQSVSKNINENDCILREDIQNLIKDYKIELKSLSKIAGIDYGWLKDFMDGKDIFLDYFNNLKNFTENNIENINNSNIPNPIS, encoded by the coding sequence ATGGAGATTGAGATTATAAGACAAAGTGTAAGTAAAAATATAAATGAAAATGATTGTATTCTTAGGGAAGATATACAAAACCTGATTAAGGATTATAAAATTGAACTGAAATCTTTGAGTAAAATAGCTGGAATAGATTATGGATGGTTAAAAGATTTTATGGATGGAAAAGATATTTTCCTTGATTATTTTAATAACTTAAAAAATTTTACTGAGAATAATATAGAGAACATAAACAATTCAAATATTCCCAACCCTATATCTTAA
- a CDS encoding Tn3 family transposase, protein MTESTNKTEAYNGFSKWFFFGGEGIMCENDPGEQSKIVKYNDLLANAVILHNVVDISNAIEKMNEEGIVVTMDYIKAMSPYMTSHIKRFGEYVIDLDEVPEPINRFDIEDIIELETKQNSTA, encoded by the coding sequence ATAACTGAAAGTACTAATAAAACTGAAGCTTATAATGGCTTTTCAAAATGGTTCTTCTTTGGAGGCGAAGGCATTATGTGTGAAAATGATCCTGGAGAACAAAGTAAGATTGTAAAATATAATGATTTACTGGCCAATGCAGTTATACTTCATAATGTAGTTGATATAAGTAATGCTATTGAAAAAATGAATGAGGAAGGAATAGTAGTTACAATGGATTATATTAAAGCAATGAGTCCGTATATGACAAGCCATATTAAAAGGTTTGGTGAATATGTTATAGATTTAGATGAGGTTCCTGAGCCTATAAATAGATTTGATATTGAAGACATAATAGAACTGGAGACTAAGCAAAATAGTACTGCCTGA
- a CDS encoding DUF6440 family protein — translation MFGKEKKEKRFVIKEEQSLGFGAVYIVVDTQTGVNYLTTVGTGLNGMTPLLDSDGKVLVDR, via the coding sequence ATGTTTGGGAAAGAAAAAAAAGAAAAGAGATTTGTTATAAAAGAAGAACAGTCATTAGGATTTGGTGCAGTATATATTGTTGTTGATACTCAGACAGGAGTTAATTACTTAACAACTGTTGGAACTGGTCTGAATGGAATGACGCCATTATTAGATTCAGATGGTAAGGTACTAGTTGATAGATAA